CTGGCGTAAGGGAAGGTTGTAGTTGTAGATAGACTGCAAGCGGGCGTCCGCCTGGTGCTGCGTCGTCGGCGGAGGAGCGACCGTCTGATAGAAGACCGTTCCCGTGCCCGGATACTGCGCCGATGTCTCTGGAAGAGAAGGAAAGCGAGTGTTCATTGGAGAATCTTGGTTGCGATCGTTCCGACGGAGGATCTCGGGCTTGGTATTGCAAGTAAGGTGCTTACTGTTCCATGATAATCTAGCATAGTCCGCGGCACGACGGTAGTCATCGTGTTCTGCGAATCGATCGTAAACAAATAGCGAAATGAACATAAGTTGTGTGCCTGTGTTATTAGAGGTTAGTGTGCGCAGTAAAATGAGTTTCTCATGAACAGGACGGAGTGTTAGCGAGCAGTTAATCAACAACAGCGAAAGCTCCGCACAACAGATCAACCGGTGATTGTATCACACCGTCAGTTAACACCAGTTtgcagttgaatttttaaaactcGAGCTATCTGCCAGGAAGCCCTAAAtacatattgtatatatataatgcaGTAATAATAATGTCCAAGCTCTTTTACTATGAAAAATACATTACATTTAAGAAGCCAATCCAAAACCTGATCAAGTTGATCATTGACTTATACGATACGatgctttttaaaaatttttccaaattagAAGTTCAGTTATTAGTGCTAATATTCAATAGATCTCACTTCGATCAAAATGTACAGCTGATGACATCACAAAAAGCACTAATATTTTTTGCTGAAATCTAAATCATATGTGCTAACCAGTTCAATGACTAATCAAATATAAGCAGATCCTATATTCAAGCTAATAAAATCCAACTGAAATTGCGTGCATGTTTTTGACTGCCTGATGTAGCGTTCACTGTATCGGAGGTCCAGGGACCACATTGTTGACCTCTTCCTGGCTTACTCTGCTGGGCGTAGCTGGCGGCGCTCTTGTAGTAAGCCTGCTGCTGACTCGGCGGCGATGGACTCCTGCCACGTTTTCCTGGCTGTCCGCCGGACGGGGGCTGTGCGAAAAAGAAGACTATTAGAACCTGAATCCTACAGTTAGCAGTACAGACCTTCTGCATCAGCGGATGGTGCTGGTGTTGAATACGCAGGGGCGGTAGGAAGACCGGGCCACTGGCCGCCGCCTGCTGAATGGCGAATAGTTCGTTCTCCTTGGCCAGTTTTTTGCGCGTTTCATCCTCATTGAGTACCTTCTTAAGTTGGACGGTGAGCTGATGCTTCTGGCTGTGCAGGTCGGCCAGCTGCTCGTCCAGTCGGGTGATCTGGCCGCGTGTGTCATCCAGGGCCACCTGGTTCTGGCGCTCTACCTCCTCGCGCTCCCGTCGCAGCCGCTGCTCCTCGCACTGCGCCTCGAACTCCTCCTGGCGCCGCTGGCGGTCCGCCACAATGAAGCCCTTCAGTGCCCCGCGCAGCTTCTCCGCCCGCTCTGCTTTTGCCGCCTGGGCGGCGGCGTTGCTGTTGTTTACCGCTGATGCTGGCGGCATCTTTGCGCTCTGCTTAGTTATCTTGCCAATTTTATAAGCGTTCGTGGACGACCGGGCAATCGGGACTGTTCGACCGATCCGACCGAAAGGCTCCCCAAGTGGAATGACGTGCTGGTGGCGGTGGACTGGAATCCGGGTGGACACCGCTACGGGAATCAATTCTTGGGCGTCTTGGGATTACTGCAAATTCTCAGCGCCGTGCTGCACTTAATTTTTGGTCACTTTCAGCACGGTTTTTGTGGTAAACAATTTGTTGAGTGAGTGGGATGTGCCGACCAGTGTTGTCACCTATCGATTATTGGGCCAAGCtagctaaaaaatagctacTTTTCAGGTTGTGGTGACAAATAGTAAATATACGTACGTGGAATATTGCCTACAAATATAACTGATTTTGTCTTTCAAGTTTAATATTCCTCTGTGGCACAAAAGAACTGGATAAGAAAcacaaaagtttaaatatcttaaaattCTGGCACGGACTTTCAACAGAAAAACAACGTCTATaaagaacaaaataaaaaaaaaaacattttattccTATTTGATAGCCATCGGTTAGCTTTAAACTAtcttgttttatgtttttcccTCCGCACTATTTCCTCAGTAGTTATAAAACCGACGTAAGACACTCAAGAATCAATCGATGTTTATAATATGTAGAAGCATCGATATGGCGATACTCATGCGCGGTATCTTGCGTCTATAGCGCTGCGGTCACACTATAATTGCAGTTGGTGCGGGTGAACGTGTGAACGCGACTCGAAAAATACAGATTACACGGATTATACGGATATTACGAAAGTTGTACGGAGACGCGACTGGAAGAAAGCCGTGAAATGTGTTCAGTTACGAGCAGCAGCCATTAGCCCATCAGCAGTGTTACAGTTAACAGTGATACAACGTGCCTGGAAACGCAGCCACAGAacaaaaaaagccaaaacctCGGTGACTGGGAGcggaagaagcagcagcggaATAATCAACAAAGGCGGCAAACATGGCGAGTGAGTAACATCGGGGCATTTCTCCGCCTATGGAGCATCCCATACAACATACAGCAGACCCCGGATTCCTTTTCCATTGCATAAACAAACGCAACTCATGCGAGTCATTGCAGGGCCGTTTTATGGCTGCAGTGCAGCATTTACGAGCTGCGAAGACTTCGAAATCGCTGCCAGGTGTCGGAGGGAGT
This genomic stretch from Drosophila teissieri strain GT53w chromosome 2L, Prin_Dtei_1.1, whole genome shotgun sequence harbors:
- the LOC122621319 gene encoding G protein pathway suppressor 2 isoform X2, with translation MPPASAVNNSNAAAQAAKAERAEKLRGALKGFIVADRQRRQEEFEAQCEEQRLRREREEVERQNQVALDDTRGQITRLDEQLADLHSQKHQLTVQLKKVLNEDETRKKLAKENELFAIQQAAASGPVFLPPLRIQHQHHPLMQKPPSGGQPGKRGRSPSPPSQQQAYYKSAASYAQQKHDDYRRAADYARLSWNKTSAQYPGTGTVFYQTVAPPPTTQHQADARLQSIYNYNLPLRQAYHVDLPSATVSKPPDSQSPKAPSQSQPMQVLHINLDQPTISQADLVAQAGGSISVKASQPHVTMEKLPDRYHIEVKHDGQPPSHVPPPPHLLPEGVIFKPLLNELSLHSNVLQISSSQNPKTAGSITQGYAPGRGGSAHEQQMARQQLAMLPGQPGAPSGSVSGSAQPPPGQQMHYTRRLY
- the LOC122621319 gene encoding G protein pathway suppressor 2 isoform X1 translates to MPPASAVNNSNAAAQAAKAERAEKLRGALKGFIVADRQRRQEEFEAQCEEQRLRREREEVERQNQVALDDTRGQITRLDEQLADLHSQKHQLTVQLKKVLNEDETRKKLAKENELFAIQQAAASGPVFLPPLRIQHQHHPLMQKPPSGGQPGKRGRSPSPPSQQQAYYKSAASYAQQKHDDYRRAADYARLSWNKTSAQYPGTGTVFYQTVAPPPTTQHQADARLQSIYNYNLPLRQAYHVDLPSATVSKPPDSQSPKAPSQSQPMQVLHINLDQPTISQADLVAQAGGSISVKASQPHVTMEKLPDRYHIEVKHDGQPPSHVPPPPHLLPEGVIFKPLLNELSLHSNVLQISSSQFPPQNPKTAGSITQGYAPGRGGSAHEQQMARQQLAMLPGQPGAPSGSVSGSAQPPPGQQMHYTRRLY
- the LOC122621319 gene encoding G protein pathway suppressor 2 isoform X3, producing MPPASAVNNSNAAAQAAKAERAEKLRGALKGFIVADRQRRQEEFEAQCEEQRLRREREEVERQNQVALDDTRGQITRLDEQLADLHSQKHQLTVQLKKVLNEDETRKKLAKENELFAIQQAAASGPVFLPPLRIQHQHHPLMQKPPSGGQPGKRGRSPSPPSQQQAYYKSAASYAQQKTSAQYPGTGTVFYQTVAPPPTTQHQADARLQSIYNYNLPLRQAYHVDLPSATVSKPPDSQSPKAPSQSQPMQVLHINLDQPTISQADLVAQAGGSISVKASQPHVTMEKLPDRYHIEVKHDGQPPSHVPPPPHLLPEGVIFKPLLNELSLHSNVLQISSSQFPPQNPKTAGSITQGYAPGRGGSAHEQQMARQQLAMLPGQPGAPSGSVSGSAQPPPGQQMHYTRRLY